The genome window ATTGGCAGTATCTATGCGCTCAGTCATTCCAGAAGAAAGGTCGTGGAAACCGAACAGGAAAAGGCTCGGATTCTGGTAGAAGAGCAGAACAAGCTATTGCGAGCTACCATTGAGGGAAGTGAGCGCGAAAGGAAGATGATATCTGAGGAGTTACACGATCAGATCAATGCGCAACTTACGGTAGTTAGAATGGCTGTTGCCCAAAACGGTGGGGACAATTCTAGCGCGCTGGAAACCCTAGATGCCACCATTCAAGACCTGCGTTCCATCAGTAGGGAATTAATGCCTCCTGTTTTAGAGCGATTTGGTTTGTTAGATGCTTTGGACGATTTGTTTGATCGTGTTGAATCGCAAACCGGACTTGCGATAGAATTTGAAGCTCCTGAAGAATGGGTAGAGTTCAAGGTAAACCGCGATTTGGCGTTGTACAGAATTCTTCAAGAGTTTATCCAGAACACCTTAAAATACGGTCAGGCCAAACAGATTTGTGTGAAAGTTGACATTGTGGATAACACAGTAAATTTCTCCATAACGGATGATGGTGTAGGCTTTGACATGAATGCAGTTGACGCTGGTCTTGGTACACGAAATATCAAGTCGAGAGTGGAGTACCTCAACGGATCCTACAAATTGTGGTCGGAGCCAGGCAAGGGCGTATCTTTACAAATGACCGTTCCATTAGAAGATTGACTTTAGACATGAGCAAGGAAAAAATTCGCGTGGTTTTAGCCGAAGATCAACAGTTGATTCGTGCTGCGTTGGTCAATTTGATCAACAGTTTGATTGGAGTTGTCGTGGTGGCGGAAGCTTCCGATGGCGTTGAATTACTAAATATTCTGGATACCACCCCTTGTGATATTGTAATCACAGATATTCGAATGCCAAAAATGGACGGTATTGAAGCGGTTGGGAAAATTGCTGAATATCATCCTGAACTCGGTGTGATTGGCCTTTCTCAGTATGACGACAATGATATCATTGTAGAATTCATTCGAGCTGGTGGTCGCGCGTTCTTACTTAAGAATGCAGATCCTACAGAAGTTGAGCTAGCCATTGAGAAGGTTCATGAAACCGGTCAGTACCTGAATCAAAAAGTCAGTCAGTCGCTGTTTCAAAATAGCTTCAGAGCTCGTCGCCGTCGTAAGTCTTCATTATTGAGTGGTGTTACCGAAAGAGAGGTGGAGATTCTCAATCTTCTAAGCAAGGAACACACCGCGGTTGAAATGGCGGAGAAGCTGAACATTTCATCTAGAACGGTAGAGAAGCACATTTCTCATTTGCATCAGAAGTTTGAAACCAAGAAGACCATTGGGCTAGTCTTATGTGCTATTCGTGAGGGTATCATCCAGATTGAAATGTAGTACAAGTACATTTTCTACCCCTTTCCGTACGTATTTCTACGTATTTTAATTTTCTAAGTTGCTCAAATTCAGCACCTGCTTTAGTGGGGGTGGAAATTCATGTTTTATCCATTGGTACATTTGAATCAGTCAAATAATGCTATTGGGATAATATCAGATGAGCACTCCGATTAGACAGTCCAACCAAACTAGGTACAGAATAAAGCATCCTGTACTCGTTCGGAGTGTTCGCTGGTCAGTCAGTATTAAGCGAAACGCAATTCCTGATAGTTATTAATTTCTCTTGCGCAGGGGGAATCTAGTACCCCGTCTCTCAAGGCCGATTTCACCTAGAATCGGCCTTTTTTTATTTCAAGCCTTTCTTAATCGACTCGATAATTGCGCTTTTTGTGTCCTCAGTTAACTGATCAACCTTCTCGAGATGGACGTGGATGTGTACTTGTTTGTCTTTCCCGAGGTAGGGAGACTCGGACTCTAGCGAGACTTCTAGTTCCGATTCAGAACGGAGGATTAAGGAATA of Phaeocystidibacter marisrubri contains these proteins:
- a CDS encoding sensor histidine kinase encodes the protein MIGSIYALSHSRRKVVETEQEKARILVEEQNKLLRATIEGSERERKMISEELHDQINAQLTVVRMAVAQNGGDNSSALETLDATIQDLRSISRELMPPVLERFGLLDALDDLFDRVESQTGLAIEFEAPEEWVEFKVNRDLALYRILQEFIQNTLKYGQAKQICVKVDIVDNTVNFSITDDGVGFDMNAVDAGLGTRNIKSRVEYLNGSYKLWSEPGKGVSLQMTVPLED
- a CDS encoding response regulator transcription factor; protein product: MSKEKIRVVLAEDQQLIRAALVNLINSLIGVVVVAEASDGVELLNILDTTPCDIVITDIRMPKMDGIEAVGKIAEYHPELGVIGLSQYDDNDIIVEFIRAGGRAFLLKNADPTEVELAIEKVHETGQYLNQKVSQSLFQNSFRARRRRKSSLLSGVTEREVEILNLLSKEHTAVEMAEKLNISSRTVEKHISHLHQKFETKKTIGLVLCAIREGIIQIEM